A single region of the Brachypodium distachyon strain Bd21 chromosome 3, Brachypodium_distachyon_v3.0, whole genome shotgun sequence genome encodes:
- the LOC104584324 gene encoding mastermind-like protein 2: MPMPMPMSAGYRGQAAAPMGYQYHGAQAPRPPAGYRGQEPVPFIGQARQRQAMATMRPSGPAAGGQAVSPPSASRPSPQQQQPQQPQPETEEMREARVIRQHMEEYFRLGRQGLLPSSLWPPPCFAAQQQRPTMPFAQQQQQQGAIMAFRQQQQQGPTMPFTHQQQQQPYFVPEFVNHHDAGTAGGMLPQFRLDNFYASEAAGEFQGCSWEPMVPVLATGDSAGAMAPASAEASVLSGAGNEGSGARDCIDGGGDEKRFVDAEVSPPGSARADGGDDDDSPQ, translated from the coding sequence ATGCCGATGCCAATGCCGATGTCGGCAGGGTACCGCGGCCAGGCGGCTGCTCCTATGGGGTATCAGTATCACGGGGCGCAGGCGCCGCGGCCACCGGCGGGGTACCGCGGCCAGGAGCCGGTGCCGTTCATCGGCCAGGCGCGGCAGCGTCAGGCGATGGCCACGATGCGGCCTTCGGGCCCAGCGGCGGGTGGTCAAGCGgtctcgccgccgtcggcctcACGACCTTCTCCtcagcagcaacagccgcagcagccgcagccggaGACGGAAGAGATGCGCGAGGCGCGGGTGATCCGGCAGCACATGGAGGAGTACTTCCGGCTGGGACGGCAAGGGCTGTTGCCAAGCTCCCTGTGGCCACCGCCGTGTTTCGCGGCGCAGCAACAACGGCCGACAATGCCGTtcgcgcagcagcagcagcaacaggggGCGATAATGGCATTCaggcaacagcagcaacagggGCCGACAATGCCGTTCacgcatcagcagcagcagcagccgtaCTTCGTTCCCGAATTCGTCAACCACCATGACGCGGGCACGGCGGGGGGAATGCTTCCTCAGTTCCGGCTTGACAACTTTTACGCGTCCGAAGCTGCAGGGGAGTTCCAGGGGTGCAGCTGGGAGCCCATGGTCCCGGTCCTGGCGACAGGCGATTCTGCCGGAGCAatggcgccggcgtcggcggaggCTTCGGTGTTATCTGGGGCAGGGAACGAGGGGAGCGGCGCACGGGACTGcatcgacggcggcggtgatgaGAAGCGTTTTGTGGATGCCGAGGTTTCGCCGCCAGGCAGCGCACGGGCAGACGGCGGAGACGATGATGACTCGCCACAGTAA
- the LOC100844077 gene encoding dihydropyrimidine dehydrogenase (NADP(+)), chloroplastic, which produces MESLTLRASPSTTTAASPLLRLPGRRQAASVRVSASSGGSSEPDLSVRVNGLKMPNPFVIGSGPPGTNYTVMKRAFDEGWGGVIAKTVSLDAGKVINVTPRYARLRAEPNGAAKSRIIGWQNIELISDRPLETMLKEFKQLKKEYPDRILIGSIMEEYNKAAWHELIERVEESGVDALEINFSCPHGMPERKMGAAVGQDCGLLEEVSGWINEKATVPVWAKMTPNITDITEPARVALKSGCEGVAAINTIMSVMGINLKTLRPEPCVEGYSTPGGYSARAVHPIALAKVMQIARLMKEEFPDGQSLSAIGGVETGNDAAEFILLGADTVQVCTGVMMHGYGLVKKLCTELQDFMREHDFSSIDDFRGASLPYFTTHTDLVQRQQEAIKQRKAIRLGLQSDKDWTGDGFVKETESMVSN; this is translated from the exons ATGGAGTCGCTGACTCTTCGGGCGTCGCCGTcgaccaccaccgccgcctcgccgctgctccgcctgcccggccggcggcaggcggcgtcCGTGCGCGTCTCCGCCTCGTCCGGCGGCTCATCCGAGCCGGACCTGTCCGTGCGCGTGAACGGGCTGAAGATGCCGAACCCGTTCGTGATCGGCTCGGGGCCGCCCGGCACCAACTACACCGTCATGAAGCGCGCCTTCGACGAGGGCTGGGGCGGCGTCATCGCCAAGACC GTGTCCTTGGATGCTGGAAAAGTTATCAACGTAACTCCGCGCTATGCCCGGCTCAGGGCAGAACCTAATGGAGCTGCCAAGAGCCGTATCATTGGATGGCAGAACATCGAACTTATCAGCGATCGGCCTCTCGAGACAATGCTTAAGGAGTTCAAGCAACTGAAGAAAGAATATCCTGATAGGATACTCATTGGCTCAATAATGGAGGAGTACAACAAAGCTGCATGGCATGAGCTTATCGAGCGCGTTGAGGAATCTGGAGTG GATGCTCTTGAGATAAATTTCTCATGCCCACATGGCATGCCAGAGCGAAAAATGGGGGCGGCTGTTGGACAGGATTGTGGCTTGTTAGAGGAGGTTTCTGGTTGGATAAATGAGAAGGCTACTGTGCCGGTTTGGGCTAAGATGACTCCTAACATTACAGATATTACAGAG CCTGCAAGGGTTGCTCTTAAGTCAGGATGTGAAGGAGTCGCTGCTATCAACACAATTATGAGCGTAATGGGAATCAATCTCAAAACTTTGCGCCCAGAACCTTGTGTGGAGGG GTATTCCACACCTGGAGGCTATTCTGCGAGAGCTGTGCACCCTATAGCACTTGCAAAAGTCATGCAGATAGCAAGGCTGATGAAAGAGGAATTTCCTGATGGACAGTCCCTCTCCGCCATTGGTGGTGTTGAAACTGGCAATGATGCTGCTGAGTTTATTCTACTAGGCGCAGATACCGTACAG GTTTGTACAGGTGTAATGATGCATGGTTATGGCCTTGTTAAGAAGCTCTGTACAGAGTTGCAGGATTTTATGAGAGAACACGACTTCTCATCCATCGATGATTTCCGGGG GGCGTCTCTCCCGTACTTCACGACGCACACAGACCTggtgcagcggcagcaggagGCGATCAAGCAGCGGAAGGCCATCAGGCTGGGCCTGCAGTCGGACAAGGACTGGACCGGCGACGGCTTCGTCAAGGAGACCGAAAGCATGGTCTCCAACTGA
- the LOC100831865 gene encoding nicastrin, whose translation MAAGSAACLHGAVACAVLLFLASAVSGDVATLESVPDLVKAMYVNIESFPCVRLLNLSGEIGCSNPGHGQIIAPIVRFKNIGDQLVQPSTVLLPLDQMRDFFLRVSNDPKLYNKVAGVLVESNGVHNNLLELSPDRRFPQEDFAPYSNLSHDWNPAGSGIMWNRYDFPAFLLTEESTQTLRKIADENDKSKNGYQANVAEFDLVMQTTKAETHDSESCLKEQSCLPLGGQSVWASLPPMSNASKKHQKPIIMVVASQDSASFFRDRSLGADSPISGLIALLTAVDALSHLHDLSKLKKQLIFAAFDGEAWGYLGSRKFLLELDEGSDSVNGIGSSMIEQVLEIGSVGKGISQGHPLFYAHAATNSSILKKMLDALQSGSDSLGSDNVKVKLAASSNPGVPPSSLMSFMRKNTSISGVVLEDFDSQFSNKFYHSYLDNSDNINSSSIAAAAALVARSLYILATGDMPPDLITLNTIKVNVTLVKELIGCLLTCDPGLSCGIVKSFISPSNSCPSHYVGVFQDSPSSTQFPSYADDTSRFVWNFLADRTSGLAGNKSSCTGKCSNESEVCVGSEVEGGGRCVVSTTRYVPAYSTRLKFQDNVWHVLPANSSDPMGAVDPVWTESYWNTIGLRVYAVQSATSDWIVLLAGLIVTAASYLAVLIGRTYISKITKRD comes from the exons atggcggccggcTCTGCGGCTTGCCTCCACGGGGCCGTCGCCTGCGccgtcctcctcttcctcgcttCCGCCGTCTCCG GAGATGTTGCCACACTGGAATCTGTTCCAGATCTTGTGAAGGCGATGTATGTAAACATTGAAAGCTTCCCTTGTGTGAGGTTGCTAAATCTTTCTGGTGAAATCGGCTGCTCTA ATCCTGGGCACGGCCAGATTATTGCACCGATTGTAAGATTTAAAAACATCGGTGACCAGTTGGTTCAACCGTCGACAGTTCTTCTTCCCTTAGATCAGATGCGAGATTTCTTTCTGAG GGTATCCAATGATCCAAAACTTTACAATAAAGTTGCCGGTGTACTGGTTGAGTCAAATGGTGTGCATAACAACCTGCTAG AGTTATCACCGGATAGAAGGTTTCCACAAGAGGATTTTGCACCATACTCAAATCTCAGCCATGATTGGAATCCTGCT GGGTCAGGTATTATGTGGAACAGATATGACTTTCCTGCCTTTCTACTCACAGAGGAGAGCACGCAGACTCTGCGAAAG ATTGCAGATGAGAATGACAAGTCTAAGAATGGATATCAAGCAAATGTAGCAGAATTCGACCTTGTTATGCAG ACAACAAAAGCTGAAACACATGACTCAGAGTCCTGCCTCAAAGAGCAGTCGTGCTTGCCCTTAGGAGGACAGAG TGTATGGGCTTCGTTACCACCAATGAGCAATGCATCAAAGAAGCATCAGAAACCAATAATAATGGTTGTTGCATCCCAAGACTCTGCGTCATTCTTTCGGGACCGTAGTTTGGGTGCTGATTCTCCCATATCA GGATTGATTGCTTTGCTCACTGCTGTTGATGCTCTTTCTCACCTTCATGATCTAAGCAAACTCAAGAAACAG CTTATTTTTGCTGCTTTTGATGGTGAAGCCTGGGGTTATCTTGGTAGCCGAAAATTCTTGCTGGAACTAGATGAAGGATCTGATTCTGTGAATGGCATTGGTAGCTCAATGATTGAGCAG GTACTGGAGATTGGTTCTGTTGGCAAGGGCATAAGTCAAGGACATCCATTATTTTATGCACATGCTGCAACG AATTCATCGATTTTAAAGAAGATGCTAGATGCACTCCAAAGTGGCAGTGATTCCCTTGGCTCTGATAATGTTAAAGTAAAACTAGCAGCTTCATCAAATCCTGGTGTACCCCCATCTTCATTAATGTCATTCATGAGAAAG AATACATCAATTTCAGGAGTTGTGTTAGAGGACTTTGATTCCCAATTTTCCAATAAATTTTATCACAGCTATTTGGATAACTCCG ATAACATCAATTCTTCATCAatagcagcagctgctgctttGGTTGCCAGATCATTGTACATTCTTGCTACTGGCGATATGCCCCCCGATCTCATCACACTGAACACTATAAAAGTGAATGTTACTTTAGTAAAAGAATTGATTGGATGTCTACTGACCTGTGATCCTGGTCTTTCTTGTGGCATTGTGAAGAGCTTCATTTCTCCAAGCAACTCCTGCCCGAGTCACTACGTTGGTGTTTTTCAGGATTCACCTTCTAGCACACAGTTTCCTTCATATGCAGATGATACCTCCCGGTTTGTATGGAATTTCTTGGCAGATAGAACTTCTGGATTGGCAGGCAACAAAAGCTCTTGTACTGGAAAGTGCAGCAATGAAAGTGAAGTATGTGTGGGGTCAGAAGTGGAGGGTGGAGGCAGGTGTGTTGTATCTACAACCAG GTACGTCCCTGCCTATTCAACCAGGCTTAAGTTTCAGGACAATGTATGGCATGTTCTTCCAGCAAACTCGTCGGATCCAATGGGCGCCGTAGATCCTGTATGGACTGAGAGCTACTGGAACACAATCGGTCTGAGGGTCTACGCAGTGCAATCTGCGACTTCTGACTGGATCGTTCTTCTCGCCGGGCTCATTGTCACGGCAGCATCCTACCTCGCGGTTCTCATTGGCAGGACATACATTTCAAAGATCACAAAGCGAGACTGA
- the LOC100831565 gene encoding ATP-dependent RNA helicase DEAH13: MEEEDSNALILPCKRKNKAHGKGKDGKKNKSKEDPKMSKTQLKKLQKLEEEKQKKLLQAQSIEILRKHRIADDAYALLQTSGSIGQAETMKEKRRRAVQFSKAGLDVPEELSLFKKNCRQKEVPETSEAALEACPMKFADAEKINHPGSELKNHDNGPVKPMKHQPMMDAGVSIPEQKTEETDDDDILAHQTIQSSVPSCSDAETDLQVKESGQGKAAVQECFNPPIVVPVSRPHEVEEARRDLPIIMMEQEIMEAIYENSVVILCGETGCGKTTQVPQFLYEAGFGTSDRADRKGIIGITQPRRVAVLATSKRVSYELGLKLGKEVGFQVRHDKMVGSKCSIKFMTDGILLREVQSDFLLKRYSVIILDEAHERSLNTDILIGMLSRIVKIRKTMYAEQQEKIRSGLKINPESIICQLKVVLMSATLQLKDFISNRRLFDVIPPAVEVPVRQFPVTVHFAKRTHEDYLGQAYKKVMSIHKTLPQGGILVFVTGQREVDDLCKKLQRASKRLTDRKPERVGNKNDSRPEIEDKEIFEAYDIDRNEPEHQDDMFFSYGEDETNAGLNVDSSDGETESEMDTDSDDEDSAAHETTEEDGPVLSFLKGAECSSVLKASFKAISGMSGEPASVDESSNATIAEKSTPYVPCLSKCTEPASVSRARLHVLPLYAMLPASQQLRVFRDIPEGERLVVVATNVAETSLTIPGIKYVVDTGKEKVKNYDHATGMASYEVQWISKASASQRAGRAGRTGPGHCYRLYSGAAYGKDDLFPEFSEPEIKKMPVEGIVLMLKFMSIDKVANFPFPTPPNKESLVEAERCLNTLEALDSQGRLTSMGKAMAQYPMSPRHSRLLLTIIKILKSRQGCARSNFILGYAIAAASALSFTNPLLIRGDASRESKEDYPEPEHKDRDERKLQKKLRAVVRKERERFSISSSDALTISHALRLFESSENPAAFCRVHSLHLKTMEEMSKLRKQLLRLIVNHSKVCEEFAWNFGGSEDVEQAWRTESDKKPMLNEEELLGQGICAGWADRVAKKIQTFAGLSKEDRKVRATRYQSCALNDTIYLHRSSSVAQIPPEFVVYSELLNTKRSYMHGVTSVKPGWILKYASSLCTFSAPLEDPKPYYEPQNDQVYCYVSPIFSRHNWQLPLHSLPIKDATSRLQVFAWALLKGDVLPCLRVVQKLLAMSPSAVLGPPSQRRVGDLLSRLKIGRKLIDSRAALREAWKIDPDFLYPEIQAWIQEKYQSQFGAIWEQMHQEVLLQGRELFPKRFKKVEG; the protein is encoded by the exons atggaggaggaggatagCAACGCGCTGATTTTGCCCTGCAAGAGGAAGAACAAAGCGCATGGGAAAGGCAAG GATGGTAAGAAGaacaagagcaaggaagacCCCAAGATGAGCAAGACTCAGCTAAAAAAGCTGCAGAAATTGGAG GAGGAAAAGCAAAAGAAGCTACTGCAAGCTCAAAGCATCGAGATTTTGCG GAAGCACAGGATTGCTGATGATGCATATGCGCTGCTGCAAACTTCAGGGTCTATTGGTCAA GCCGAGACTATGAAAGAAAAACGTAGGCGTGCTGTGCAGTTCTCCAAAGCTGGTTTAGATGTTCCTGAAGAACTTTCACTCTTCAAGAAAAACTGTCGTCAGAAAGAAGTTCCTGAAACCAGTGAAGCTGCGCTGGAAGCTTGCCCAATGAAGTTTGCTGATGCAGAAAAAATCAATCATCCTGGTAGTGAACTTAAGAATCACGATAATGGTCCAGTGAAACCTATGAAACATCAACCAATGATGGACGCTGGAGTGAGCATTCCGGAACAAAAAACTGAAGAgactgatgatgatgacattTTGGCACACCAGACAATTCAGTCATCTGTTCCAAGTTGCTCTGATGCAGAGACAGATTTGCAG GTTAAAGAATCAGGACAAGGCAAAGCTGCTGTTCAAGAGTGCTTCAATCCTCCGATTGTAGTGCCTGTGTCAAGACCACATGAGGTtgaggaggcgaggagggaTCTCCCAATAATAATGATGGAGCAGGAAATAATGGAAGCCATCTACGAAAATTCTGTGGTAATTCTTTGTGGAGAAACAGGCTGTGGTAAAACTACTCAGGTCCCTCAG TTTCTATATGAAGCCGGCTTTGGCACAAGCGATCGAGCTGACAGAAAAGGGATAATCGGTATCACCCAACCACGGCGTGTTGCCGTTCTGGCCACATCTAAGAGGGTGTCTTATGAGTTAGGACTTAAGCTAGGAAAGGAAGTTGGCTTCCAAGTTAGGCATGATAAAATGGTAGGGAGTAAATGTTCCATCAAGTTCATGACAGATGGCATTTTACTGCGAGAGGTCCAG AGCGACTTTCTGTTGAAGCGCTATTCAGTGATCATCTTGGATGAAGCACATGAAAGAAGTTTGAACACAGATATACTTATTGGGATGCTATCTAGAATTGTAAAGATTCGCAAG ACTATGTATGCAGAACAACAGGAAAAAATACGCTCTGGGCTGAAAATTAATCCAGAAAGTATCATTTGTCAGTTGAAAGTGGTTCTGATGAGTGCTACCTTGCAGTTAAAGGACTTTATTTCAAACAGAAGATTGTTTGATGTGATTCCGCCAGCTGTAGAGGTGCCTGTAAGGCAATTTCCAGTAACCGTTCACTTTGCAAAGAGGACACATGAGGATTATTTAGGGCAAGCTTATAAAAAGGTTATGTCAATCCACAAGACTCTACCACAAGGTGGAATCCTTGTATTTGTTACTGGACAACGAGAAGTGGACGATTTATGTAAGAAACTGCAAAGAGCATCCAAGCGGCTAACTGATAGGAAACCTGAAAGGGTTGGTAATAAGAATGATTCAAGACCAGAAATAGAGGATAAGGAGATTTTTGAGGCATATGATATTGATAGAAATGAACCTGAGCACCAAGACGACATGTTTTTTTCGTATGGTGAAGACGAGACCAATGCTGGGCTGAATGTCGATTCTTCTGACGGAGAAACAGAGAGTGAGATGGATACTGACAGTGATGATGAGGATTCTGCCGCACATGAAACCACGGAAGAGGATGGACCGGTATTATCCTTTCTTAAAGGTGCTGAGTGTTCATCTGTATTGAAGGCATCATTTAAAGCGATATCAGGAATGTCAGGAGAACCAGCAAGTGTTGACGAATCGAGCAATGCTACAATTGCAGAAAAGTCAACTCCTTATGTTCCTTGTTTAAGTAAATGTACAGAACCTGCATCTGTTTCACGTGCTAGGCTTCATGTTTTACCACTTTATGCAATGCTACCAGCTTCGCAGCAGCTTCGAGTTTTTCGCGATATTCCTGAAGGGGAAAGATTAGTTGTTGTGGCAACTAATGTTGCAGAAACCTCTTTAACAATTCCTGGCATAAAATATGTAGTCGAcactggaaaagaaaaggttaagAACTATGATCATGCTACCGGGATGGCAAGTTATGAAGTCCAGTGGATAAGCAAGGCATCAGCATCCCAACGCGCTGGGAGAGCTGGAAGAACTGGCCCTGGGCATTGTTACCGTCTCTACTCAGGTGCAGCATACGGTAAAGATGATTTATTTCCTGAATTCTCTGAGCCAGAGATCAAGAAAATGCCAGTTGAGGGCATTGTGCTTATGCTCAAGTTTATGTCTATCGATAAG GTTGCAAACTTCCCGTTCCCTACACCTCCTAACAAGGAAAGTTTGGTTGAAGCTGAACGTTGCTTAAATACATTGGAAGCACTTGACAGCCAGGGGAGACTTACATCAATGGGAAAGGCTATGGCAcaataccccatgagcccacGACATTCTCGTCTTCTTCTGACAATAATTAAAATTTTGAAGAGTCGGCAAGGCTGTGCCAGATCTAACTTCATATTGGGATATGCAATTGCTGCTGCGTCAGCTTTGAGTTTTACCAATCCTTTGCTCATTCGGGGCGACGCTAGTAGAGAATCAAAAGAAGACTACCCTGAGCCAGAACACAAGGATCGAGATGAAAGGAAGTTACAGAAGAAGCTCAGAGCCGTGGTTCGAAAGGAGCGGGAAAGATTTTCCATCAGTAGCAGTGATGCTTTAACCATTTCCCATGCCTTGCGCTTATTTGAGTCATCAGAAAACCCAGCGGCATTCTGCAGAGTCCACTCACTTCATCTCAAAACAATGGAAGAGATGTCGAAATTGAGAAAGCAGCTTCTTCGATTAATTGTTAACCATAGCAAAGTTTGTGAGGAATTTGCTTGGAATTTTGGTGGTTCTGAGGATGTTGAGCAGGCCTGGAGGACGGAATCCGACAAAAAACCAATGCTGAACGAGGAGGAACTTTTAGGGCAAGGAATATGTGCTGGGTGGGCCGACAGGGTTGCAAAGAAGATTCAGACCTTTGCTGGATTGTCAAAAGAAGATCGAAAGGTTCGAGCTACCCGCTATCAATCTTGCGCCCTCAATGATACAATATATCTCCACCGATCATCTTCTGTTGCGCAAATTCCACCAGAGTTTGTAGTTTACTCTGAACTACTTAATACAAAGCGATCATACATGCATGGTGTGACCAGTGTAAAGCCAGGGTGGATTTTGAAGTATGCTAGCTCTCTCTGCACCTTCTCAGCACCATTGGAGGACCCAAAACCCTATTACGAGCCTCAAAATGACCAGGTCTACTGTTATGTTAGTCCCATCTTTTCTCGGCATAATTGGCAGCTTCCATTGCACAGTTTACCCATCAAAGACGCAACCAGCCGGTTGCAGGTATTTGCATGGGCTTTGCTGAAAGGGGATGTCTTGCCATGTCTAAGGGTGGTCCAGAAGCTCCTAGCTATGTCGCCATCTGCTGTCCTGGGGCCTCCCAGCCAAAGAAGAGTCGGAGATCTTCTTAGCAGGCTGAAGATTGGTCGAAAATTAATAGACAGCCGGGCAGCGTTAAGAGAGGCATGGAAGATTGATCCAGATTTTCTTTATCCTGAGATCCAGGCGTGGATCCAGGAGAAATATCAGAGCCAGTTTGGAGCGATATGGGAACAAATGCACCAAGAGGTTCTTCTCCAAGGGCGCGAACTTTTCCCAAAGAGGTTCAAGAAAGTCGAAGGGTAG